One stretch of Scyliorhinus canicula chromosome 7, sScyCan1.1, whole genome shotgun sequence DNA includes these proteins:
- the LOC119969637 gene encoding proteasome subunit alpha type-7, which yields MSASYDRAITVFSPDGHLFQVEYAQEAVKKGSAAVGVRGTEIVVLAVEKKSVAKLQDERTVRKICILDDNVCMAFAGLTADARIVINRARVECQSHRLTVEDPVTVEYITRYIASLKQRYTQSNGRRPFGISALIVGFDFDGAPRLYQTDPSGTYHEWKANAIGRSAKTVREFLEKNYTEEATATDSGTIKLAIKALLEVVQSGGKHIELAVMKHEQLLRILKPEEIEKYVSEIENEKEEAEKKKAPKT from the exons ATGAGCGCCAGCTACGACCGAGCCATCACCGTCTTCTCCCCGGACGGACACCTCTTCCAGGTGGAGTACGCTCAGGAGGCGGTGAAGAAGGGCTCGGCGGCG GTTGGTGTTCGAGGAACAGAAATTGTTGTCCTTGCAGTGGAAAAGAAATCTGTAGCCAAGTTACAGGATGAAAGAACTGTAAGGAAGATCTGTATACTGGATGACAATGTTTGCATGGCTTTTGCAG GCCTTACAGCTGATGCCAGGATAGTCATAAATAGGGCTCGTGTAGAGTGTCAGAGCCATCGGCTCACTGTGGAGGACCCAGTCACAGTTGAGTACATCACAAGGTACATCGCCAGCTTGAAACAG CGTTACACTCAAAGTAATGGACGCAGGCCATTTGGTATTTCTGCACTGATTGTGGGTTTTGACTTTGATGGAGCTCCGAGACTGTACCAAACTGACCCATCAGGCACCTACCATGAATGGAAG GCCAATGCCATAGGAAGAAGTGCAAAGACGGTCAGGGAATTCCTGGAGAAAAACTACACTGAAGAAGCCACTGCTACAGACAGTGGTACTATAAAACTTGCCATCAAGGCTTTGCTGGAG GTTGTACAGTCGGGCGGAAAACACATTGAACTGGCAGTGATGAAGCATGAACAACTCTTGAGG ATCTTGAAGCCTGAGGAAATTGAGAAGTACGTTTcagaaattgaaaatgaaaaggaagaagctgaaaagaAGAAGGCACCAAAGACCTAA